One Leptospira wolbachii serovar Codice str. CDC genomic region harbors:
- the fliG gene encoding flagellar motor switch protein FliG, with amino-acid sequence MKPENPTSATPGVRKAALLLLSLGKERAADVLKHLDDAMLEAVILEMSKIRSISKEEREVILKEFHNTIEDLNETTSGGLSTAKSLLEHTVGAEKANVILKKIHKEETKNDFEFLNQVEPGVLQGMLGTESPQIIAVTLSHLDPKKAADVLKLFPKPEQAKIAVRLATTSKTHPDVIQNIARILKKRYEERDKQEYSEAGGAHVLANILNFMEKGAEETILSELEETSPDVADQVREKLYTFEDILSLDNKEMRILINRLADDTSISLAIRGAGDEIRKKFLNNMSQNRAEDILDILDMKPRVTLREINEARSKIVQVARVLEEENQILFKKEKEEYIE; translated from the coding sequence ATGAAGCCTGAGAACCCCACATCCGCCACTCCTGGCGTACGGAAAGCCGCCCTACTCCTTTTATCCCTAGGCAAAGAGAGGGCTGCCGATGTTCTCAAACATCTAGATGACGCCATGCTCGAAGCTGTGATTTTGGAAATGTCCAAAATCAGATCGATATCCAAGGAAGAAAGAGAAGTCATCCTAAAAGAATTTCACAATACCATAGAAGATTTGAATGAAACCACATCCGGTGGCCTCTCCACCGCCAAATCCCTTTTGGAACATACTGTGGGCGCAGAAAAAGCCAATGTGATCTTAAAGAAGATCCACAAAGAAGAAACGAAAAACGATTTTGAATTCCTAAACCAAGTGGAGCCGGGTGTTTTACAAGGGATGCTCGGAACCGAATCCCCACAAATCATTGCGGTGACACTCTCTCACCTGGATCCGAAAAAAGCCGCCGATGTTTTGAAACTCTTTCCCAAACCAGAACAAGCCAAAATTGCGGTAAGACTCGCTACCACATCCAAAACCCACCCTGATGTGATCCAAAACATTGCTCGGATTTTAAAGAAACGATACGAAGAAAGAGACAAACAGGAATACTCGGAAGCCGGTGGTGCTCATGTTCTTGCGAACATTTTGAACTTTATGGAAAAAGGGGCCGAGGAAACCATCCTCTCCGAATTGGAAGAGACCTCACCCGATGTGGCCGACCAAGTGCGGGAAAAACTATATACCTTTGAAGACATTCTATCCTTGGATAATAAGGAGATGCGAATCCTGATCAATAGGCTCGCAGATGACACATCCATCTCTCTTGCGATCCGTGGCGCGGGGGATGAAATTCGGAAAAAATTCCTAAACAATATGAGCCAAAACCGAGCAGAAGATATTTTGGATATCCTAGATATGAAACCTCGGGTCACCTTACGAGAGATTAACGAAGCAAGAAGTAAGATTGTGCAAGTGGCTCGTGTGTTAGAAGAAGAAAATCAGATCTTATTTAAGAAAGAGAAAGAAGAGTATATCGAGTGA
- a CDS encoding CDP-alcohol phosphatidyltransferase family protein, producing the protein MQIEEKKAKDLFHDRIFTLSNFLSVFRVLLLPFFFQSTYDYAHNPANLHAFFASIFYATAAVLSDYLDGLFARLLHQETTLGRYLDPVCDKLVTLGGLFVVTIHFDFPSWILIVYFIREVLGVWLGGYLYLKRGLQGRPNWWGKFGVGIVAVSVVWYMSLPYFLQFGAPYSFLLHPVISAYVLLFVLTAGVIAYVIRYWNIVFHPEAIELDPENKKQARKYQKI; encoded by the coding sequence ATGCAAATCGAAGAAAAAAAAGCCAAAGACCTTTTCCATGATCGAATCTTTACTCTATCCAATTTTCTATCTGTGTTTCGGGTATTGTTACTCCCCTTTTTCTTCCAAAGTACTTATGACTACGCACATAACCCGGCAAACCTTCACGCCTTCTTTGCATCCATTTTTTATGCAACAGCTGCTGTCCTCAGCGACTATCTGGATGGACTCTTTGCTCGCCTACTCCACCAAGAAACAACACTCGGCAGATACCTAGATCCGGTTTGCGACAAACTGGTGACACTCGGGGGACTCTTCGTTGTCACCATCCATTTTGATTTTCCTAGTTGGATCCTCATTGTATATTTTATCCGCGAAGTTTTAGGAGTTTGGCTTGGCGGTTATTTGTATTTAAAGAGAGGATTACAAGGACGACCGAACTGGTGGGGAAAATTTGGAGTGGGAATTGTCGCTGTGTCTGTGGTTTGGTATATGTCGTTGCCTTACTTCTTGCAGTTTGGGGCACCCTATTCATTTTTACTCCATCCTGTAATCTCAGCCTATGTTTTACTTTTCGTATTAACAGCCGGTGTAATTGCCTATGTGATTCGGTATTGGAATATTGTCTTCCATCCGGAAGCAATTGAGTTAGATCCTGAAAATAAAAAACAGGCTAGGAAATACCAAAAGATCTAA
- a CDS encoding ankyrin repeat domain-containing protein translates to MNLSYVFHLPFGSAEYDVGMIKIIPLIVLWGFVSCASLPYTIEDRKFDKAKQMIEEGADVNETSDCFHALTIAAMEGDEGLVKLLLDKGAKVTNRSKECDYTDRIGPFKMRFRWGARTALDRVANAKIAKLLLAKGANPNIAGYREYSFGPDYDSALWNAVRIADLELVKVLVEAGANVNVYNKSGKNAIWEMAEARKSQGKPEFLSYLQSKGMKNLEITDAKAKATDGKVLTKYKHVATGAVTEMSSEIAKGVYENPKNYSALTMNAADGAYYHYAEFVWVETGQNLYEWYLLRKKKTGTLK, encoded by the coding sequence TTGAATCTCTCTTATGTTTTTCACTTGCCTTTCGGAAGTGCAGAATATGATGTTGGGATGATAAAAATCATTCCACTCATTGTTTTATGGGGATTCGTATCTTGTGCGAGTTTGCCCTACACCATAGAAGATCGCAAATTCGACAAAGCCAAACAAATGATCGAAGAAGGTGCCGATGTGAACGAAACTTCGGACTGTTTTCATGCCTTAACCATTGCTGCCATGGAAGGGGATGAAGGTCTCGTTAAACTTTTGTTAGATAAAGGTGCAAAGGTAACCAATCGTTCCAAAGAATGTGATTATACAGACAGAATTGGACCCTTCAAAATGAGATTTCGTTGGGGCGCAAGAACCGCACTTGACCGAGTGGCCAATGCAAAGATAGCAAAACTCTTATTAGCAAAAGGTGCCAATCCAAACATTGCAGGATATAGAGAGTATAGTTTTGGACCAGACTATGACTCTGCGTTATGGAATGCTGTTCGTATAGCTGATTTGGAACTAGTGAAAGTTTTAGTGGAAGCAGGTGCCAATGTTAATGTATATAACAAATCTGGAAAAAATGCGATCTGGGAAATGGCAGAAGCAAGAAAATCCCAAGGAAAACCTGAGTTTCTTTCTTACCTCCAATCTAAAGGCATGAAAAATTTAGAAATCACCGATGCAAAAGCAAAAGCCACTGATGGAAAAGTTTTGACTAAATACAAACACGTTGCCACGGGAGCTGTAACAGAGATGTCTTCGGAGATTGCAAAAGGTGTGTATGAAAATCCCAAAAACTATTCTGCTTTAACGATGAATGCAGCCGATGGAGCTTACTACCATTATGCAGAATTTGTTTGGGTAGAAACTGGACAAAACCTTTACGAATGGTATCTTCTTCGTAAAAAGAAAACAGGAACATTGAAGTAA
- a CDS encoding TetR/AcrR family transcriptional regulator produces the protein MSLEPKIPVQTRSRDRVELILKTARELIGEKGIDAVSMREIAQTAGIQIGSLYQYFPGKSALLLSIMNQYYDSLYEESRRILDPVRTIKELEVAAEKAFKHFIDFFQKDPALANLWAGARAIPELVIEDNRDTYRNSDLIIKTILRCLPVLKESEVRPFALYFSHTTGMVIRFVKEIDTEHGKAVMKETLEILKLKLREYEKIAKLKSKQRKKL, from the coding sequence ATGAGTCTTGAGCCAAAAATACCCGTTCAAACCAGAAGCCGCGACCGGGTCGAACTCATTTTAAAAACAGCTAGAGAGTTAATTGGCGAAAAGGGAATCGATGCTGTTAGTATGCGAGAGATTGCACAGACTGCGGGAATTCAAATTGGTTCCTTATACCAATATTTTCCAGGCAAAAGCGCCTTATTGTTATCCATCATGAATCAATATTATGATTCACTCTATGAAGAAAGCAGACGAATTCTGGATCCTGTTCGAACAATCAAAGAATTGGAAGTGGCTGCTGAAAAGGCCTTCAAACATTTTATCGATTTTTTTCAGAAAGATCCTGCTTTGGCAAATCTTTGGGCAGGAGCTCGAGCCATTCCCGAATTGGTAATAGAAGACAATCGTGACACATATAGAAATTCAGATTTAATTATAAAAACAATCCTCCGTTGCCTTCCCGTGCTAAAAGAATCGGAGGTCCGTCCTTTTGCTCTCTATTTTAGTCACACAACCGGTATGGTAATCCGGTTTGTTAAAGAAATCGATACTGAACACGGGAAAGCGGTTATGAAAGAAACTTTAGAAATTCTAAAATTAAAACTTCGTGAATATGAAAAAATTGCAAAACTGAAGTCAAAACAAAGAAAGAAACTTTAA
- a CDS encoding flavin-containing monooxygenase, which produces MERKDNQTIDSEGIINKSDTICIVGAGPAGLAMARSLLSKGIPFQVFERYSDVGGIWDIKNPGSPMYESAHFISSKYLSNYFDFPMPEEYPDYPSNRQILNYHREFAKVYNLYPNIQFNTEIKQIKKVDKLWFVETGTGERYLFGGIVCASGITWSPNIPTIAGQSSFTGKILHSVNYKSSHLFQGKRVLVVGAGNSGCDIACDAGANAEQAYISVRRGYHFIPKHILGKPADVFGDGAHWIPNWLSQFVLGKLLNLLVGDLTKLGLPAPDHKIFETHPIINDQLLHNLRHGDVIAKPDIERLEGDFVIFKDGSKEKIDLIILATGYNWSIPYMEESYFQWKQGRPELYLTLFNRDYENLFALGYMETDGGAYKMFDEMANLITSYIDANLKGNPSAKRFAQLIQNDRPLLNGNIQYLNTGRHSVYVNQVAYKQYRSKIQKKMGWPELKPGQFQHLMSREVTSKENKNG; this is translated from the coding sequence ATGGAAAGAAAAGACAACCAAACTATAGATTCCGAAGGAATCATTAATAAATCTGATACAATCTGCATCGTTGGTGCGGGACCCGCAGGTCTGGCGATGGCGAGATCCCTTCTCTCCAAGGGAATTCCATTTCAAGTATTTGAAAGGTATAGTGATGTCGGTGGCATTTGGGATATAAAAAATCCTGGTTCCCCAATGTATGAAAGTGCTCACTTCATATCCTCTAAATATCTTTCTAATTATTTTGACTTTCCAATGCCAGAAGAATATCCCGATTACCCTTCGAATCGACAAATACTCAACTATCACAGAGAATTTGCAAAGGTTTACAATCTTTATCCTAATATCCAATTCAACACAGAGATCAAACAAATCAAAAAAGTAGATAAACTTTGGTTTGTCGAAACTGGAACCGGAGAGAGATACCTTTTTGGAGGAATTGTGTGCGCAAGTGGAATTACATGGTCGCCTAATATTCCAACGATTGCGGGCCAGTCTAGTTTTACTGGCAAAATCCTACATAGCGTAAACTATAAATCATCCCATTTGTTTCAAGGAAAACGAGTTCTTGTAGTAGGTGCAGGAAACTCTGGTTGCGATATTGCCTGTGATGCAGGTGCCAATGCAGAACAAGCATATATTAGTGTTAGACGAGGATACCATTTCATTCCGAAACATATACTAGGGAAACCTGCAGATGTTTTTGGTGATGGTGCCCATTGGATTCCCAATTGGCTCTCACAATTTGTTCTCGGGAAATTATTGAATCTACTAGTTGGTGATTTAACTAAGCTTGGTTTACCTGCACCCGACCATAAAATTTTCGAAACACACCCAATCATCAATGATCAACTATTACATAATTTAAGACATGGTGATGTGATTGCAAAACCTGATATAGAAAGACTGGAAGGTGATTTCGTGATCTTTAAAGACGGATCAAAAGAAAAGATCGATCTCATCATTTTGGCAACCGGTTACAACTGGTCGATTCCCTATATGGAAGAAAGTTACTTTCAATGGAAACAAGGAAGACCGGAACTTTACCTTACTTTATTCAACAGGGATTACGAAAATCTATTTGCACTTGGTTATATGGAAACAGACGGCGGTGCCTATAAAATGTTCGATGAAATGGCAAATTTAATCACTTCCTATATTGATGCAAATCTAAAGGGGAATCCTTCGGCAAAACGGTTTGCGCAATTGATTCAAAACGATCGACCATTGCTCAACGGGAACATCCAATATCTAAATACAGGTCGCCATTCCGTCTATGTCAATCAGGTAGCTTACAAACAGTATAGGTCTAAAATACAAAAGAAAATGGGATGGCCAGAATTAAAACCTGGGCAATTCCAACATTTAATGTCTAGAGAAGTGACTTCAAAGGAAAACAAAAATGGCTAA
- a CDS encoding TetR/AcrR family transcriptional regulator: MQNSKPKQPSGKGKEEGKISIRKKAGKKVQDHGRRTVLVQSLRELLREEDPSSLTFAKVCARAKIPRASAYHFFPNMGALYLGLRLVHSELVSARLERVDTSKFETWQDYVYFLAIEAASVVREDRALMRVVYGVRNEETQHIGKTLDSTIAKLALSQVEDRFLLPDLPDVARKVGIAVSLIDSVFRYSFREQGEITEEMVGEAGRAAVAYLRCYLPEYLKHRK, encoded by the coding sequence ATGCAAAATTCCAAGCCAAAACAACCATCGGGAAAGGGAAAGGAGGAGGGTAAAATCTCTATAAGGAAAAAGGCCGGAAAAAAGGTGCAAGATCATGGTCGGCGGACGGTCCTTGTACAATCACTTAGAGAACTACTGCGTGAGGAAGATCCATCCTCACTTACCTTTGCGAAAGTATGTGCACGGGCCAAAATCCCCAGGGCCTCCGCCTATCATTTTTTTCCTAATATGGGTGCCTTGTATTTAGGCCTTCGGTTAGTACATTCAGAATTAGTTTCTGCAAGGTTAGAAAGAGTGGATACCTCGAAATTTGAAACTTGGCAAGACTATGTGTATTTTCTTGCCATAGAAGCGGCATCTGTCGTAAGAGAAGACAGAGCTCTCATGCGTGTGGTGTATGGGGTTCGTAATGAAGAGACCCAACATATCGGAAAAACGTTAGATTCTACAATTGCAAAATTGGCTCTTTCTCAAGTAGAGGACCGGTTTTTACTACCAGACTTACCGGATGTAGCTCGTAAGGTGGGCATTGCGGTCTCCCTTATTGATTCGGTCTTTCGGTATTCGTTTCGGGAACAGGGAGAAATCACCGAAGAGATGGTAGGTGAAGCCGGAAGAGCTGCCGTCGCCTATTTAAGATGTTATCTTCCTGAATATCTAAAACACAGGAAATAA
- a CDS encoding class II aldolase/adducin family protein, translated as MGIQEMESKVIKDSKIETVKKSMLTACIKLADLGFLAGVGGNLAVRIDSKLMAVTPSATDYYTMKPDDLCILEINGLKMVEGTKQPTTESGIHASFFSLRPEIEVSLHTHQPLASAVSLLGLDMDIESMEGKQNIGQFVRIVPYAPSGTPFLVRAFRKKITKETNGYLLRNHGLVCGALSLDRAIANVKLVEKEAARFLRNRIEKNQNLIYMPNEMKQQLLSAL; from the coding sequence ATGGGAATCCAAGAAATGGAGTCAAAAGTGATTAAAGATTCAAAAATAGAAACTGTAAAAAAGTCCATGCTTACCGCCTGTATAAAGTTAGCTGATTTAGGATTTTTGGCTGGTGTCGGTGGAAATTTAGCTGTCCGAATCGATTCTAAACTTATGGCGGTCACTCCTTCTGCTACTGACTATTATACTATGAAACCTGATGATCTTTGTATCTTAGAGATCAATGGATTAAAGATGGTAGAGGGAACCAAACAGCCAACCACCGAAAGTGGAATTCATGCTTCATTTTTTAGTTTGCGACCCGAGATTGAAGTAAGTTTACATACGCACCAACCACTCGCAAGTGCCGTCTCCCTATTGGGTTTGGATATGGATATTGAATCCATGGAAGGGAAACAAAATATAGGACAATTTGTGCGAATTGTTCCCTATGCCCCATCGGGAACCCCATTTCTTGTCAGAGCCTTTAGAAAAAAGATCACGAAAGAAACCAATGGGTACCTACTCCGAAACCATGGCCTTGTTTGTGGGGCATTATCACTCGATAGGGCCATCGCCAATGTAAAGTTAGTGGAAAAGGAAGCCGCACGTTTTTTACGAAACCGAATTGAAAAAAACCAAAACCTAATCTATATGCCAAACGAGATGAAACAACAGTTACTCTCGGCGCTTTAA
- a CDS encoding class II aldolase/adducin family protein — MKSTPIKKRNPKQETPSDLAELNHLWDRLENKGLLQTHKADLSFRIPGKGSFLLMHRSEGKKSKVETTEFLIDNPTSNLKGNSIREESFAVVRFHASLYSLRPDIGAIVWFRPVWSSLLATLDHPLPLVFDEQCRQLGAPVLKIPKRFDGSVEASSILLSGANAFLDEGGVVITSVTRDKAIYNCELIEKCSKAYLLAHSTGNPIQRIPWWVRFIAKSRLLKDETKASAAYARGETPTGFKAY, encoded by the coding sequence ATGAAATCGACTCCCATTAAAAAAAGAAATCCAAAACAGGAGACTCCATCCGATTTAGCGGAATTAAACCATTTGTGGGATCGCTTAGAAAACAAAGGTCTATTACAAACCCATAAGGCGGATCTTTCCTTTCGTATTCCGGGTAAAGGGAGTTTCCTTCTGATGCACCGTTCGGAAGGAAAGAAATCAAAAGTAGAAACAACAGAATTCTTAATTGATAATCCCACAAGTAATCTCAAAGGAAATTCGATTCGAGAGGAATCTTTTGCTGTGGTCCGGTTTCATGCCAGTCTATATTCCTTAAGACCAGACATAGGTGCCATTGTTTGGTTTAGGCCCGTTTGGAGCTCCTTACTGGCAACTCTCGATCACCCACTCCCCTTAGTTTTTGATGAACAGTGCCGCCAATTAGGAGCACCAGTCCTCAAGATCCCCAAACGATTTGACGGTTCTGTTGAAGCAAGTTCCATTTTGCTTTCGGGTGCCAATGCTTTTCTGGATGAAGGAGGTGTGGTCATCACTAGTGTCACTCGTGATAAAGCCATTTATAACTGTGAATTGATAGAAAAATGTTCCAAAGCCTATCTATTAGCACACTCCACGGGAAATCCAATCCAAAGGATTCCTTGGTGGGTGCGTTTTATTGCGAAGAGTCGACTCTTAAAAGATGAAACCAAAGCCAGTGCGGCCTATGCTCGCGGCGAAACACCGACTGGCTTCAAAGCTTATTAG
- a CDS encoding GyrI-like domain-containing protein codes for MENTTQKKIHLENITLVGIKARTSNASEMTGKGKIAGLWQRFWEEGILSQISGRTNLSEFMVTYTEFESDENGEYTILIGAAVDSVGTLPPHLTSVTIPASNYIQVPTPWGPIAEIGLETWKTIWSEDNYKKNRSYVADLEVYGLNAKDPNHSQFDIFLGIN; via the coding sequence ATGGAAAATACAACTCAGAAGAAAATTCATTTAGAGAACATCACTCTCGTCGGGATTAAAGCCAGGACTTCTAATGCTTCGGAAATGACAGGCAAAGGTAAAATTGCAGGTCTTTGGCAACGGTTTTGGGAGGAGGGAATCCTTTCGCAGATTTCAGGGAGAACCAACCTTTCGGAATTTATGGTAACCTATACAGAATTTGAATCGGATGAAAATGGGGAATACACTATCCTAATTGGTGCTGCTGTAGATTCGGTTGGAACTCTGCCTCCTCATCTAACCTCAGTTACAATTCCTGCATCCAATTATATCCAAGTGCCCACCCCTTGGGGTCCGATCGCTGAGATAGGCCTTGAGACGTGGAAGACCATTTGGTCCGAAGATAATTACAAAAAAAACCGTTCTTACGTTGCTGATCTCGAAGTTTATGGTTTGAATGCGAAAGATCCCAATCACTCTCAGTTTGATATTTTTCTCGGTATCAATTAA